AAGCTCTAAAATTTATAAAGTTTTTTTCATTTGACTTTCTTAAAAAACTAGCTCCAGTAAATGGTGCAATAAAAGGAATATTATCTTCTAATAATAAGTTTAAAATATTTTTTACCGTAGATGTTCCAACATATCCAAATAAAGCAAATGCTTCATCTTGATATAAAAGTTTTGTTGTATTACTTGCAGTTAATTTTGGTTCATATTTGTCATCATATGTTATGTATTTAATAGTTCTATTTGGTATTAGATTATTATCATTTGCATAATTAAAGTATGAAGAAGCACCTATTATTACAGAGTGTCCCCACTCCTTAACTATCCCTGTTTTAGGAATTGAACTACCCAAAACAATTTCAGGATTTCTGTACTCTTTATCTTTAAAAAAAAGATATAAAATTGTAAGTATTGATATTAAAATAAATAATTTTTTAGCCATTGTTAATTGTACTAAAAAAATAGTTAAAATCTGAAATATAAATTAAAACTGTTTTATTCTTTAAATTATACACTTAATTAATTTGGTAAAAAAATTTTTAACTTTTAAGTATAAGTTAAGAATATAAGGAATAGAATTTTGGTAAATAAAAATTTACCAAAATGGATTTGAAAATGACTTTTTTTTATCCTCTTGAAATAAATTTTATTTTTTAGTTCCTAATATATAGTCTTTGAAGACTAATTGTGTCCTATTTTATATGCATAGTAATATGCAAAATTTGCATATTAAAACAGATAAATGAGAAAAGTGGATAACTTTTTTGATTTATCTCTTTTGAAAAAAAGAGAGAAACAAACGCTTGGAGGAAAGAGATGAAAGAGGAAAGAAGGAGTTTTATAAAAAGAACTCTGGAAGCAAGTGCAATAGTAGCTGCAGGAAGTACAGTTGCAATGGCAAGCAGTAAAAGTGAAAAAAGAACAAGTGGAAATGGTGTAGTTATAGGGAAATCTCCGAAAAAAGAGGTTTTATATAAACAAACAGCCCAATGGGAAGCTTTTTATAAAGCTAGTTATTAAAAAAGAGGAGTAAAAGAATATGGGTAAAAATATACTCAATGAG
This genomic window from Arcobacter sp. CECT 8986 contains:
- a CDS encoding twin-arginine translocation signal domain-containing protein, with protein sequence MKEERRSFIKRTLEASAIVAAGSTVAMASSKSEKRTSGNGVVIGKSPKKEVLYKQTAQWEAFYKASY